One stretch of Eupeodes corollae chromosome 2, idEupCoro1.1, whole genome shotgun sequence DNA includes these proteins:
- the LOC129947090 gene encoding uncharacterized protein LOC129947090, translating into MDLSRTYSSFSMIQTVARWAGVLGAIQSVTWIILSIITILLYLCIFDLDELVSYGSITKFVLYEMYFRGSCELDPSPDINFTQLKSVKTVLNSTQILIWACVYLAVSLVWFTSSCLLSTHVKKRNINVSIAVLCTWASAALITCCMDLALGIMFGIDFGRYQRKAYQYSMSSSQPGPVNTDINIAQILAAEYSAIFMMLISMKGFVLWLINFGLMIYVFIGAYVARDLVHDFINHTFNNSHTSPIHAFEPKDETGFDNAAFVVEPRQHNKPVELNEESIKRAARMSTDNLQERRFRNIDSFEQYPPVKVPQLPLQQQPHQQFAQTNSFEPTLPAPDYTPPMPRSNQNGQVRNSRYQ; encoded by the exons ATGGATTTGTCAAGAACGTATTCAAGCTTTTCAATGATCCAAACTGTGGCAAGATGGGCTGGAGTTCTTGGTGCG attcaATCAGTGACATGGATTATTTTATcgataattacaattttattgtatCTCTGTATCTTTGATCTGGATGAATTAGTTAGTTATGGATCAATTACGAAATTTGTTCTCTATGAGATGTACTTTAGAGGCAGTTGTGAATTGGATCCAAGTCCTGATATTAATTTCACCCAATTGAAAAGCGTGAAAACCGTTTTAAACTCAACCCAGATACTTATTTGGGCTTGTGTTTATTTGGCTGTTTCTTTGGTTTGGTTTACAAGCTCGTGTTTACTTTCTACTc atgtTAAGAAACGTAACATAAATGTTAGCATAGCAGTTTTATGCACTTGGGCAAGTGCTGCACTTATAACTTGCTGCATGGATTTGGCTCTGGGAATTATGTTTGGTATTGATTTTGGTCGATATCAACGGAAAGCATATCAATATAGCATGTCAAGCTCTCAACCTGGACCTGTAAATACTGACATCAATATAGCACAGATACTTGCAGCTGAATATTCAGCTATTTTCATGATGTTAATTTCGATGAAAGGATTCGTTTTATGGTTGATTAATTTTGGTTTGatgatttatgtatttattggAGCATATGTTGCAAGAGACCTTGTG caTGACTTTATCAATCATACTTTCAATAACAGTCACACCTCACCTATTCACGCTTTTGAACCGAA AGATGAAACTGGTTTTGATAATGCAGCTTTTGTTGTAGAACCACGGCAGCACAATAAACCAGTTGAATTGAACGAAGAATCAATTAAACGAGCTGCTCGCATGTCTACGGATAATCTTCAAGAGAGACGCTTCCGTAATATTGACAGTTTTGAGCAATATCCTCCAGTGAAAGTACCACAGTTACCATTGCAACAGCAGCCACACCAACAATTCGCTCAAACTAATAGCTTTGAGCCAACACTCCCAGCACCTGATTATACTCCGCCAATGCCGAGATCAAATCAAAACGGTCAAGTTCGGAATTCAAGATACCAATAG
- the LOC129947091 gene encoding glycine cleavage system H protein, mitochondrial, with protein MSITAKVFRGGMRIASGVSRIRYTTNQQLRCLSLTSVRAAERLYTDKHEWVTIENKVGTVGISNYAQEALGDVVYAQLPDPGTELTLHQECGALESVKAASEVYSPVSGTVVEKNTQVEESPALINTNCFDKGWLFKVAIADPKELEKLMNEKQYEEFLKADEH; from the exons ATGTCCATAACCGCAAAAGTTTTTCGGGGTGGCATGCGAATTGCCAGTGGTGTTTCTAGAATCAGATATACCACCAATCAGCAGTTGAGGTGTTTAAGTTTAACCAGTGTGAGAGCTGCag AACGTCTGTACACCGACAAACACGAATGGgtaacaattgaaaataaagtggGCACAGTTGGTATTTCAAATTATGCTCAAGAAGCTCTAGGAGATGTTGTCTACGCCCAACTGCCTGATCCAGGCACAGAACTCACCctacatcaagaatgtggagcCTTAGAAAGTGTTAAAGCAGCAAGTGAAGTTTATTCACCAGTTTCTGGAACGGTTGTGGAGAAAAACACCCAAGTAGAAGAATCACCAGCGTTGATCAACACAAATTGTTTCGATAAAG GTTGGTTATTTAAAGTTGCTATCGCTGATCCTAAGGAGTTGGAGAAGCTTATGAATGAAAAACAGTATGAAGAGTTTTTGAAGGCAGACGAACATTGA